From the Thermosynechococcus sp. genome, the window GCTGCCTTGGAGTAGTAGGGATTCATTGGGAATATAGATTGAGTTTTCGTGCTCTGCATCCCAGGCAATATCCTTGAGAATGTTCACCGTTTGGAGCGCTTCGCCAAAAGCAGCACAGCGCTTGAGCAGCACTTGGTATTCATCGGCCCCAATACTGGGGGAATGCTCGTACCAGAGATCCGTCAAGAGATAGCCAACTGTACCCGCAACGTAGTAACAGTATTCTTTATATTCATCGAGGGTCTGAATGCGAATGCCGTTGGGATAGAGGTTGAGGAACTTTTTCATCCCATGTACCATTTCGCTGACCCAGCGCTGGACATGCTGTTGGGACGTACGGGGTAAAGAACGGTAGAGGGCAAAGACGAGTCCCGTATGTTGCACCAGTTGCACATGGGCTGGCTCCCCTTGCACCCCCCGTGCCGTTTCACCATAGCTATGGGCCAGGGCGGGACTGTCAAAACACTCCAGTAGGTGATCCAATAGGGCTGTTTTGGCGGCGATACTGGCAACCGGATCATCCTCAATAGTATCGGCAATGCGACAGATCAGATAGGCCACCAGAACCGCCCGACCCAAATTTCCGGGGAGGAAACGAATACTGAGGGCAAATGTGCGCGAGACTTGGGGGAGTATCTCTTGGCAAAAGCGCTCAGCATCCTTGACGGAAACTGGGCTCTCCAGCACCATTTGAATCATAGGGGGGTTCACTCCTACACGCATTGATCGATCGTTGGGTCAATCCTTGACCGTTCCTCAGGCCAACGCTCTCGGGCAGTCAATTCACGATTCTCCGAAGAGGCCTCGCGATCGCAACCCAGCAGGGAACGAGTTCCAGAAACCCAGAAACAACGATTGAGTAAAGTCTATAGTTATCATACTCATTTTTTGTTTGTCTAGGTGGCCTGTGACAGTTGCCCAGCTTGCCTGAGGGAGAATGGGGGATAGCTCACAATTTGCCAGAACAATAACATACCTTCAACAATTAACAACGGTAGCAAGTTTGGCGGAAAATGCCTTTTGTCTACCCTAGCAGAGGCTTGAGTGTGACACTCTTTCCATTGGTCAGTTTCTCAATTGCCCGCGATCGGCCTATCAAAAGCTAAGCCGTTACTGAACTCGAAAATGTCTACTCCCAGGGTAGCGGGTTGTGTTCACAGAGCAGCAGTAGTACTCCCCATAGAAAAACCCATCAGAGAACAATGACTCCCTGCCTTGTCCTTGTGCCCCAAGGGGCAGAATATCAAGCCGTACAGTGGGGGCTACAGCCCTCCAAGGTGGTGATTGTTCCCATACGAGTGGGGGCTGCTGCTGTGACTACACCGGCACTGATGAGTGCCCTCAGGGAATCCCCTGCGATGGTTCTGATCTTGGGGGTCTGTGGCGGCCTACGTCCTGAGGATCGCGTCGGTGAAGTGGTCGTCTACACCACTTGTCAGGATGAAGCAGGGCAGACGTATTTTTTAGACCAGAGGTTATTAGGGAAATTGGAGCCTTCGTGGCGACGGGTAAAAGGCATCACAACGGCAAAAGCCCTTGCTAAGGCTCAGAAAAAACAAGCCCTTGCGGCTCGCTGGGGGGTGGAGGTGGTGGATATGGAGGGGGTACCGCTGCTGAGGGCTTTAGGGGGGATGCCGGTGGTGATGGTGCGGGTGATCAGTGACGGGGGCGATCGCGACCTCCCCGACTTGAGTCAGGCCTATGATTCGCAGGGGAGTTTACGGCCAGGGGCACTGGCTACCGCCATGCTCCGCAACCCCCTTGGGGCGGCACGCTTGATTCAAGGCAGCCTCAAGGCCCTCAAAGTGCTCGCAGGAATTGCCCCAGAGATTGTTCAGCAACTCACTCGCTAGGATAGGGTTGACCAGCGAGAAAAAGATGCGGCGGAGATGATTGATCAAATTCTGGGCGATCGCTATGAACTCCTGCGCGAACTGGGGTGTCATCGGGGGCGGCGGACTTATCTGGCCTTGGATCGGTACCGCTATGAACAGGTGGTGCTAAAGCTGCTGCTTTTTGGCGGCGGTATGACGTGGGATGACTTTAAGCTCTTTGAACGGGAGGTGGCTGTCCTGCAGGGCTTGGATCACCCGGCTATTCCCCGCTATCTCGACTATTTTGAAATCAATACCCCCGATCTCAAGGGCTTTGCCCTCGTCCAAACCCACATTGAGGCAAAATCCCTCGCCACATGGCAAGCAGAGGGACGGGTCTTTAGTGAAGAGGATTTGCGGCTTTTGGCCGACCGCCTGCTGGATATTTTGATTTATCTCCATAGCCGTCAACCGCCAGTCATTCACCGCGACATTAAACCGACGAATATTCTCTTGGGCGATCGCTCCGGTCATGATCTGGGCAAGGTCTATCTTGTGGATTTTGGAGCAGTACAAACGGCAACCGCAGGCAGCAGCCGAACCGTGGTTGGCACCTATGGCTATATGCCCCCGGAACAATTCGGCGGTAAAACCCTACCCGCTAGTGATCTCTACGCCTTGGGAATGACCCTCATCTATTTAGCAACGGGCACTCCCCCCGCTGAGCTGCCCCAAAAAGAACTGCGGGTTCAGTTTCAACCTTTAGTGTCCTTGAGTCCCCCTTTTAGCCGCTGGCTTGAAAAAATGGTCGCCCCTGCCCTTGAGGAGCGATTTAACTCCGCTACCGCTGCTCGCCAAGCCCTAAAGCAACTGCACAGGTCACCCGAGGGTGCCTCACTGATCACAAAAACACCCCCCTACGGTTCCCGCCTACAGGTGAGGGAAACCCCCGAAGGACTGCTGGTACAAATTCCCCCTGTTGGATTGAATGCCAGTCTATCCTCCCTGATTCGCTTTGCCATGATTTGGAATGGTTTTTTGGTAGTCTGGTACAGCCTAGCAATTGCTTCTGGCGAGTGGCTGATGGCTATTTTTGCCACCGGTCACCTTGCGGTTGGTTTAGGCCTCATTGGCGGTATTCTTTACATGCTCTTGGGGTGGCAGGTGCTGATGGTTACCCGCAAGGATTTGCGTTTCTACGCCCATATCCTGGGTTTCCGCTGGCGTGGCCCCAAAATTCTCCCCCTTGAAGTGATTGAGAAGATTGAATTTCAGCCCTGTGACACGTACCGCGATCAGGAGGGCGATTGCCAAGAGCTGTCGAGCAAACTGGTGATTCGTGCCGGCAGCCAAGGGATTGCACTCACCGAAAACGCCCCTAGCCTGACCTCAAGAGATTTGGAATGGTTGGCCTATACCCTTGGCCGCTATCTGGGGCGACGGGTTACCCAGGCTCGTCAGGACTGCCGAAGTCCTTGAGGACCTCAAGGCGGCAGATACGCCAGTCAGGTAGAACAGTGGCACCCAGGCGCTCGTAGAATTGAATGGCAGGCCTATTCCAGTCCAAGACGCTCCACTCGATACGGCCATAGTCGCGATTCCTGGCCAGCTGTACCAATGCCTTCAGTAAAGCAGTGCCCACCCCTTGGCGCCGATAGGCAGGGAGGACAAACAGATCCTCTAGCCAAAGGCCGGGGCGTGTCAGGAAGGTGGAGTAGGTGGTCAAAAAGAGGGCGTAGCCAATGACTTCTGTAGGGGTATGGGCAAGGAGTACCTCGGCATAGGGGCGATCGCCAAATAAATGCTCCCGCAGCGCCTCCTCTGTACCGTTTACCGCATGACTGAGCTTTTCATAGGCGGCCAGGGCTTGGATCAGTTGGAAGATGATGGGAACATCCTCCGGGGTCGCTGGACGAATCCCAAAGGAGAAAGACACGTCGCCTCAACTAAGCCTCAACTAAATCGAGCGCAGCCAACCGGCACTGAGGGCAACGGTGAGGGCCATAAACAACACGGTCAATGTCCACGTGGCACGGTTTAATGTGGTTTCTGCACTTTTGGTGCTGGTAAAGAGCTGAGCTTGACCGCCAATACCGCCGAGGCCATCCCCCTTCGGACTGTGGAGCAAGACCAATACAATCAGGCCGACGGCTGAAAAAGCCCACAGACCCATGGCAATTTTTTCAATCATCCTTCACCTCGCTGGCGATGCGAATCTATACAGGATCTATACAATTAATTTGACTGCTTTCCCATCTTACCGCAGCCCCAAGAACCAGTGGCACAATACAAGATAGGCGTTTTGAACGTGCCCCATGAACCAGCAAAATCTGCTTCAGCAATTGCTTTTAATTGGTGTCGGCACCACCTCCCTTGTGGCCGAAAAGTTACGTCAAGTGAGCAACCAATGGGTGAAAGAGGGACGCCTCAATGCCGATCAAGCCAAGGCAATGGTGGATGAAGTCCTGACCCACCTCAAAGAAGATGCCGCCTCCCTCGATGCAGCGGTGCAACGGCAGACGCGCCAGTTTTTAGAGGGCTTGGGGGTGCCACAGCAGTCAGAAATTGATGAACTGCGGGGACGCATTGATCGCCTAGAACGGGACCTTAGGGAGTTGAAAAATCGTTCATGGTAAAACAACGGGTGCATCGAGCCTGTGGCTGGCTCCTCTGTGGTACTGTCCTAGTAGTGGTATGGTTGGTGGCCGCTCCGATGGCGATCGCCAGTGTGCCGCGGGAGGCGTCAGCGGAGACTGCAGGACTAATGGAGAATTCAAAGGTGGTGACTACCCCTTCAGGGTTGCAATACGAAGATATTGTTGTTGGCTCAGGGGCACAGCCTCAAGTGGGCGATCGCGTCACGGTGCACTACACAGGAATGCTCACTGATGGCCGTATTTTTGATAGCTCCCGCGATCGCGGTCAGCCCTTCCAATTTCAAATTGGTGTCGGTCAAGTCATTCAAGGCTGGGATGAAGGGGTGGGCTCAATGCACGTGGGTGGTCAGCGGCGGCTGATTATTCCTCCGAATCTAGGCTATGGTGCCCGGGGTGTGGGTGGGGTCATTCCCCCCAATGCCACCCTGATTTTTGATGTGGAACTTTTGGGGGTGCAATAGGGCAAGGCATGCCCAAGCCTAAAGTCCTGTACATTTGCCGCGAGTGTGGTGCTCAGCACCTACAGTACTTTGGTTGCTGTCCCAGTTGTGGCCAGTGGAATACCCTTGATGAGCAGGTGGTTACCCCGGTAGAGACCGCTGCTCAATGGACCGCATCCCGAAAATCGACAACTCTCCAGCCCCTCAGTGCCAAAGCCTTAGGAGAGGTTAGCGAACAGCCCCAGAGCCGTTCTGCCTCTGGATTTACTGAGTTGGATCGGGTTTTGGGAGGAGGGATTGTTGCTGGCTCTCTGGTCTTGGTGGCGGGAGAACCGGGGATTGGCAAGTCTACCCTTTTGTTACAGATGGCAGCCACCTTGGGGCAACAGCAGCGGGTGCTCTATGTCTGTGCTGAGGAATCAGCGCAACAGGTGAAGTTGCGATCGCAACGACTGGGTATTGCTGCTCCTCCTGCCCTTTATCTCCTAGCAGAAACAGATTTAGACGTGATCCTGCAGGAACTCATCCATCTGCAACCCCAGCTGGCAATTATTGATAGCATCCAAGCAGTGTATTTGCCCCAACTGACCGCTGCCCCCGGATCGGTGTCTCAGGTACGGGAGGGAGCCGCCGCCTTGATGCGCTTAGCTAAGCGGCAGCAGATCAGTTTATTTATTGTTGGTCATGTAACAAAGGAGGGGGCGATCGCCGGTCCGAAGGTACTAGAACATCTCGTGGATACGGTGCTCTACTTTGAAGGCGATCGCTTTGCCAGTCATCGCCTCGTGCGTGCGGTCAAAAATCGCTTTGGTGCCAGTCAAGAAATTGGTGTCTTTGAAATGGGGGCGCAGGGTTTAGCCGAGGTCACAAATCCCTCGGCTCTGTTTTTGGGCGATCGCGAGCCAACCCCCGGCAGTGCCACCATTGTTGCCTGTGAAGGGACCCGTCCGCTGGTGGTTGAGTTGCAAAGTTTAGTTAGCCCCACCAGTTATTCCTCTCCTCGCCGCACAGCCACAGGCATTGAGTACAATCGCTTTCTGCAAATTTTAGCCGTAGTGGAAAAACGCCTAGGCGTGCCCCTCTCAAAGCTAGATGCCTATGTGGCCTCCTCAGGGGGGCTGAATGTGGCGGAACCCGCTGCTGATCTGGGGGTAGCGGTGGCGGTTGTGGCTAGTTTTCGCGATCGCTGGGTGCAACCCCAAACGGTAATCCTTGGCGAAGTGGGCCTAGGGGGACAGGTGCGAGCTATCTCTCAATTGGAATTACGGCTGCGGGAGGCGCTGAAGTTGGGATTTCGCCGGGCCATTATTCCCGAAAGCCAAGCCTGTGCGATCGCCGGCCTAGAGATTTATCCGGTGCGCCGCGTTAGCGATGCAATTGTGGCGGCCCTTGCCCCGATTGCCCCTGGAGAATCCCCCTGAGGCTTATCCTTGCCCGTCCAATTTATCCCTAGGAGGTTTGAGGCAGATACCCCATTGGTGGAGGGGCAGTGCAAAGCCAGCCGTTACAAGATACACTTCCGTCATCAGGGGACTGAGTTGCTGACACAGGGCACCGAGGCGATCGCGAAAACAGCGACCACTGGCAGAGGCAGGAACGACTCCCCAGCCCACCTCTTCGGCAACCAAAATGAGTTGAGCGGCACAGGCTTGCACACTCGCCAGGAATTCGGCAACGGTTGCTTGCCATTGATCTTGGGATTGATCTAAGCAATTGGCCACCCATGTTCCC encodes:
- the secG gene encoding preprotein translocase subunit SecG, coding for MIEKIAMGLWAFSAVGLIVLVLLHSPKGDGLGGIGGQAQLFTSTKSAETTLNRATWTLTVLFMALTVALSAGWLRSI
- a CDS encoding GNAT family N-acetyltransferase; protein product: MSFSFGIRPATPEDVPIIFQLIQALAAYEKLSHAVNGTEEALREHLFGDRPYAEVLLAHTPTEVIGYALFLTTYSTFLTRPGLWLEDLFVLPAYRRQGVGTALLKALVQLARNRDYGRIEWSVLDWNRPAIQFYERLGATVLPDWRICRLEVLKDFGSPDEPG
- a CDS encoding phasin family protein, whose translation is MNQQNLLQQLLLIGVGTTSLVAEKLRQVSNQWVKEGRLNADQAKAMVDEVLTHLKEDAASLDAAVQRQTRQFLEGLGVPQQSEIDELRGRIDRLERDLRELKNRSW
- the cobU gene encoding bifunctional adenosylcobinamide kinase/adenosylcobinamide-phosphate guanylyltransferase; this translates as MPDHALVTGPTRSGKSEWAEALAAQSKQPVIYIATAIASPEDMEWLERIEQHRARRPAAWELRECPLELAALVRDLPSDHCALVDSLGTWVANCLDQSQDQWQATVAEFLASVQACAAQLILVAEEVGWGVVPASASGRCFRDRLGALCQQLSPLMTEVYLVTAGFALPLHQWGICLKPPRDKLDGQG
- the radA gene encoding DNA repair protein RadA; amino-acid sequence: MPKPKVLYICRECGAQHLQYFGCCPSCGQWNTLDEQVVTPVETAAQWTASRKSTTLQPLSAKALGEVSEQPQSRSASGFTELDRVLGGGIVAGSLVLVAGEPGIGKSTLLLQMAATLGQQQRVLYVCAEESAQQVKLRSQRLGIAAPPALYLLAETDLDVILQELIHLQPQLAIIDSIQAVYLPQLTAAPGSVSQVREGAAALMRLAKRQQISLFIVGHVTKEGAIAGPKVLEHLVDTVLYFEGDRFASHRLVRAVKNRFGASQEIGVFEMGAQGLAEVTNPSALFLGDREPTPGSATIVACEGTRPLVVELQSLVSPTSYSSPRRTATGIEYNRFLQILAVVEKRLGVPLSKLDAYVASSGGLNVAEPAADLGVAVAVVASFRDRWVQPQTVILGEVGLGGQVRAISQLELRLREALKLGFRRAIIPESQACAIAGLEIYPVRRVSDAIVAALAPIAPGESP
- a CDS encoding phytoene/squalene synthase family protein, which translates into the protein MIQMVLESPVSVKDAERFCQEILPQVSRTFALSIRFLPGNLGRAVLVAYLICRIADTIEDDPVASIAAKTALLDHLLECFDSPALAHSYGETARGVQGEPAHVQLVQHTGLVFALYRSLPRTSQQHVQRWVSEMVHGMKKFLNLYPNGIRIQTLDEYKEYCYYVAGTVGYLLTDLWYEHSPSIGADEYQVLLKRCAAFGEALQTVNILKDIAWDAEHENSIYIPNESLLLQGSSHQSILSAEHLQQNHAAIQELIALAWHDLDEAQAYLLSLPKAAIPIRLFCVLPLLFAYATLRELTHSTAMLQPGGVVKISRSEVKSLMLMGPLSILSNHSLRWLIGQVRQKPFILGRL
- a CDS encoding FKBP-type peptidyl-prolyl cis-trans isomerase, with amino-acid sequence MVKQRVHRACGWLLCGTVLVVVWLVAAPMAIASVPREASAETAGLMENSKVVTTPSGLQYEDIVVGSGAQPQVGDRVTVHYTGMLTDGRIFDSSRDRGQPFQFQIGVGQVIQGWDEGVGSMHVGGQRRLIIPPNLGYGARGVGGVIPPNATLIFDVELLGVQ
- a CDS encoding serine/threonine-protein kinase: MIDQILGDRYELLRELGCHRGRRTYLALDRYRYEQVVLKLLLFGGGMTWDDFKLFEREVAVLQGLDHPAIPRYLDYFEINTPDLKGFALVQTHIEAKSLATWQAEGRVFSEEDLRLLADRLLDILIYLHSRQPPVIHRDIKPTNILLGDRSGHDLGKVYLVDFGAVQTATAGSSRTVVGTYGYMPPEQFGGKTLPASDLYALGMTLIYLATGTPPAELPQKELRVQFQPLVSLSPPFSRWLEKMVAPALEERFNSATAARQALKQLHRSPEGASLITKTPPYGSRLQVRETPEGLLVQIPPVGLNASLSSLIRFAMIWNGFLVVWYSLAIASGEWLMAIFATGHLAVGLGLIGGILYMLLGWQVLMVTRKDLRFYAHILGFRWRGPKILPLEVIEKIEFQPCDTYRDQEGDCQELSSKLVIRAGSQGIALTENAPSLTSRDLEWLAYTLGRYLGRRVTQARQDCRSP